Proteins encoded by one window of Aphis gossypii isolate Hap1 chromosome X, ASM2018417v2, whole genome shotgun sequence:
- the LOC114124867 gene encoding uncharacterized protein LOC114124867: MNMLKDSRVKEYMSSLEGWNPVQCMPLYCQCFDEHVSENAHSVTAHPFSNNMAELAATQGPKSIRSITMYISTTSYFNGDTMKYLVNEMLQSKDVATIEQYYNVLDQNFKMHPPCAQYMDKEYEKLLLLSYRKYFGEMSLWDYIIELLNQITTGDILYGDNEAYDLAFKRCLSFCICILQIDFEVSKRKNVRSLVAKCLNYHSRKTRMSVITKLLDMLYNTGYDFLTQVIDLALLVNQLK; the protein is encoded by the coding sequence ATGAACATGTTGAAGGATAGCAGAGTAAAAGAATATATGTCATCATTAGAGGGATGGAACCCTGTTCAGTGTATGCCCTTATACTGTCAGTGCTTCGATGAACATGTATCGGAAAACGCTCATTCGGTTACCGCACATCCTTTCAGTAATAACATGGCTGAATTAGCTGCCACCCAGGGACCAAAAAGCATAAGATCGATTACAATGTACATCTCAACAACGTCTTATTTCAACGGAGacacaatgaaatatttagtcAATGAAATGTTGCAAAGCAAAGACGTTGCAACAATcgagcaatattataatgttcttGATCAAAACTTTAAGATGCATCCACCATGCGCTCAATATATGGATAAAGAGTATGAAAAATTACTACTCCTCtcgtatagaaaatattttggagAAATGAGTTTGTGGGATTATATAATAGAACTCTTGAATCAGATCACAACCggtgatattttatatggtgACAATGAGGCATATGATTTGGCATTCAAAAGGTGTTTAAGTTTTTGTATTTGCATTCTACAAATTGACTTTGAAGTGtccaaaagaaaaaatgttagatCATTGGTTGCAAAATGTCTAAACTATCATTCAAGAAAAACACGAATGAGTGTTATCACTAAACTTTTGGATATGTTATATAACACTGGGTATGATTTCCTAACGCAAGTGATCGATCTTGCATTACTCGTAAATCAGTtgaaataa